DNA from candidate division WOR-3 bacterium:
CTGTGCGAGCGGAAAGCCGTTTATTCTTTAATGTGGATGATCCTGGATTTAACGATTTCTCCATAAACTGGAAAAGTTTTTATCTTGCTTTTGATTTTCCCCGTGCTACTGATATCTTTAAAAGCCAAGATTGAATAAAGGGAGGCAAAAATGAAGGAATACAGAAATATCGTAGTTGAAATTTCTGATAAAATCGCTCTTTTAAAAGTAAACAGACCCGAAGTCTTAAACGCGGTTAATACCGAGACAATCTTAGAAATCGAATCGGCGATGAAGGAATTCAACGAAAATAAAGAGGTGCGGGTTATAATAATTACTGGTGAAGGAAAATCTTTCGTGTCAGGTTCTGACATTTCCCGACTTGCCCAGATGGATTCCCTGCAGGCACGGGAATACAGTCAGCTGGGGCAGCGGGTTCTTTCTTTCATTGAAAATATGGAAAAAGTTGTGATTGCTGCGGTTAACGGCTATGCCCTCGGTTCTGGTTGTGAAATCGCTATGGCATGCGATATCCGCATTGCTTCTGAAAAAGCCAAGTTCGGTCAGCCTGAAGTGAAACTTGGATTAATACCCGGGCATGCCGGCACTCAGCGCCTGGCGCGTTTGGTGGGTGTGAGTAAGGCTAAGGAGTTAATCTTTACAGGTGAGATGATTGATGCTCAGGAGGCTTACCGTATTGGTTTGGTAAATAAAGTTGTTCCGGCAGAGAGCTTGCTTGAAGAGGCAAGAAATATTGCCAAGAAAATCATTGAAAATGCCGGTCCTAATGCAGTGAAGATCGCTAAGACCGTCATCAACCGGGGGATTGATGCTAATTTACAGACGGCAAATTCTTATGAAACTGAAGCCTTCAGCATTTTGTTTTCAACTGAAGAGGCAAAAGAAGGGATGAAAGCATTTTTGGAGAAAAGAAAGCCGAACTGGTAGATTGAACCTGAGTCCTCTCCACATTTTTATAAAATGTTTTATTTAGTGACAATAAAACCTATGGGCAAAATTGGTAAGGGCATCCAATAATTTCAGTGTCGGACAAGGTTTTGATTGATGCCCTTCGTAGGGCAAGGCTTTCGCATTGCATAAATAAAAAGTTAGTCGGGTGGTAACCGGTAAAATGGTAGGCGCAGGCTTTAGCCTGCGGATAAATGTTTTTAAATCCCAGGGTATTTCGCTAAATGATTAATAGAAAGATTAGGCAACCCAGCCACTCCGAATAGATACCTTGGTCTTATA
Protein-coding regions in this window:
- a CDS encoding enoyl-CoA hydratase-related protein; translated protein: MKEYRNIVVEISDKIALLKVNRPEVLNAVNTETILEIESAMKEFNENKEVRVIIITGEGKSFVSGSDISRLAQMDSLQAREYSQLGQRVLSFIENMEKVVIAAVNGYALGSGCEIAMACDIRIASEKAKFGQPEVKLGLIPGHAGTQRLARLVGVSKAKELIFTGEMIDAQEAYRIGLVNKVVPAESLLEEARNIAKKIIENAGPNAVKIAKTVINRGIDANLQTANSYETEAFSILFSTEEAKEGMKAFLEKRKPNW